A stretch of Canis lupus familiaris isolate Mischka breed German Shepherd chromosome 11, alternate assembly UU_Cfam_GSD_1.0, whole genome shotgun sequence DNA encodes these proteins:
- the UBAP2 gene encoding ubiquitin-associated protein 2 isoform X3, with the protein MNRGRGNNNRKGRGGNRGREFRGEENGIDCNQVDKLSDRGKRVRGRGFGRGRGRGAGRFSTQGMGTFNPADYSDSPSTDGCGSKPVVWEATQNGADEGTGAWKNSVEEWTTDDWTEDLSETKVFTASAVPAENHVTPGQSIDLVALLQKPVPPSQASEVNSFETSQQQGFGQALVFTNSQHNNQMAPGTGSSTAVNSYSPQSLSSVLGSGFGELAPSKMANITSSQILDQLKAPSLGQFTTTPSSQQNSTSPPTTTSSWDLKPSTSQSSVLSHFDFKSQPEPSPVLSQLSQRQQHHTQAVAVPPPGLESFPSQVKLRESTPRDSTSTVNKLLQLPSMTVENIAVSTHQPQPKHIKLPKRRIPPASKIPASAVEMPGSADVTGLNVQFGALEFGSEPSLSEFASTTSSENSNQIPISLYSKSLSDSLNTSLPMTSAVQNSTYTTSVITSSSLTSSSLSSTSPVTTSSSYDQSSVHNRIAYQSSVSPSESAPGTITNGHGGGRSQQTIDTTSSVPAPKTTDPPSALPSVGSLPSTTSCTTLLPSASQHTATLPSMSQPGDLSSSPLSQLSSSLSSHQSSLSSAHAALSSSTSHTHASVESAPSLQSSATFSTAVTSASGATSSGLSLPSSMNTVNSLCLGGTTVSAPSSSTRATPLVTSGKAPPNLPQGVPPLLHNQYLVGPGGLLPAYPIYGYDELQMLQSRLPMDYYGIPFATPTALASRDGSLANNPYSGDVTKFGRGDSASPAPPTTLAQPQQSQSQAHHTAQQPFLNPALPPGYSYTGLPYYTGVPSAFQYGPTMFVPPASAKQHGVNLSTPTTPFQQASGYGQHSYSTGYDDLTQGTAAGDYTKGGYGGSSQAQNKSAGSGPGKGVSVSSSTTGLPDMTGSVYNKTQTFDKQGFHAGTPPPFSLPSALGSAGPLAAGAAPGYAPPPFLHILPAHQQPHSQLLHHHLPQDAQSGSGQRSQPSSLQPKSQASKPAYGNSPYWTN; encoded by the exons GAGCCTGGAAGAATTCTGTGGAAGAGTGGACAacagatgactggactgaagAT CTTTCTGAAACAAAGGTCTTCACTGCCTCAGCTGTTCCAGCAGAGAATCATGTCACACCTGGGCAAAG CATTGATCTGGTAGCCTTGCTCCAGAAGCCTGTTCCTCCCAGTCAAGCCTCAGAAGTCAACTCCTTTGAAACTTCCCAACAGCAGGGCTTTGGTCAAGCTCTTGTCTTCACAAATTCTCAGCACAACAATCAGATGGCACCAGGGACTGGCAGCTCCACTGCTGTCAACTCCTATTCTCCTCAGAGTCTG tccTCCGTCCTTGGTTCAGGATTTGGAGAGCTTGCACCTTCCAAAATGGCAAACATCACCAGCTCCCAGATTTTGGACCAGCTGAAAGCTCCAAGTTTGGGCCAGTTTACCACTACCCCAAGTTCACAACAGAATAGTACGAGTCCCCCCACAACCACTTCTTCTTGGGACCTCAAGCCCTCAACTTCCCAGTCCTCAGTCCTTAGTCATTTTG ACTTCAAATCTCAGCCTGAACCATCCCCGGTTCTTAGTCAATTGAGCCAGCGACAGCAGCACCACACTCAGGCCGTTGCTGTTCCTCCTCCTGGGTTGGAGTCCTTTCCTTCCCAGGTAAAACTGCGAGAGTCAACACCCAGAGACAGTACCTCCACTGTGAACAAACTTTTGCAGCTTCCCAGCATGACTGTAGAAAATATTGCTGTGTCTACCCACCAGCCACAGCCTAAACACATCAAACTACCGAAGCGGCGGATACCTCCAGCTTCTAAG ATCCCAGCTTCTGCAGTGGAAATGCCTGGTTCAGCAGATGTAACAGGATTAAATGTTCAGTTTGGCGCCTTGGAATTTGGATCAGAACCTTCTCTCTCTGAATTTGCATCAACTACAAGCAGTGAAAATAGTAACCAAATTCCCATCAGCTTGTATTCGAAGTCTTTAAG tgATTCTTTGAATACCTCTCTACCAATGACCAGTGCAGTACAGAACTCCACCTATACAACTTCAGTCATTACCTCCTCCAGTCTGACCAGCTCATCACTGAGCTCCACTAGTCCAGTAACAACGTCTTCCTCCTATGACCAGAGTTCTGTGCATAACAGAATTGCATACCAAAGCTCTGTGAGTCCATCGGAGTCAGCTCCAGGAACCATCACG AATGGACATGGTGGTGGTCGAAGTCAGCAGACAATAGACA CTACTTCATCCGTTCCAGCTCCAAAGACAACAGACCCTCCTTCCGCCCTCCCATctgtgggctccctgcccagcaccacTTCCTGCACTACGCTTCTGCCCTCTGCATCTCAGCACACTGCCACTTTGCCCTCCATGTCGCAGCCTGGTGACTTGTCCAGCAGCCCCCTTTCTCAGCTTAGCAG TTCACTCTCCAGCCATCAGAGCAGCCTCTCTTCTGCACATGCAGCGCTCTCCTCCAGCACATCACACACA CATGCCAGTGTGGAGAGTGCCCCTTCCCTCCAGTCCTCTGCCACCTTTTCCACGGCAGTGACCTCTGCCTCGGGTGCCACGTCCTCAGGGCTCAGCCTGCCGAGCAGCATGAACACAGTTAACAGCCTCTGCCTGGGCGGGACCACTGTGAGTGCCCCCAGCAGCAGTACCAGGGCCACGCCCTTGGTGACCTCAG GCAAAGCACCCCCTAATCTGCCCCAGGGAGTACCTCCCCTGCTGCACAACCAGTACCTCGTGGGCCCTGGAGGACTGCTTCCTGCTTATCCG ATCTATGGTTATGATGAGCTCCAGATGCTGCAGTCACGTCTGCCAATG GATTACTATGGAATTCCTTTTGCCACGCCCACAGCCCTTGCCAGCCGAGATGGGAGCCTAGCTAATAACCCGTATTCAG GTGATGTTACAAAGTTTGGCCGAGGTGACTCTGCATCCCCTGCGCCCCCCACCACACTGGCTCAGCCGCAGCAAAGTCAATCCCAGGCCCACCACACAGCCCAGCAGCCCTTTCTGAATCCTGCGCTGCCACCGGGCTACAGCTACACTGGCCTCCCCTACTACACGGGCGTGCCTAGTGCCTTCCAGTATGGGCCCACGATGTTT GTCCCTCCTGCCTCAGCCAAGCAGCATGGTGTGAACCTCAGCACCCCCACCACTCCTTTCCAACAGGCCAGTGGTTATGGCCAACATAGCTACAGCACAG GTTATGATGACCTGACCCAGGGGACAGCAGCGGGAGACTACACCAAGGGTGGCTATGGTGGATCATCGCAGGCACAAAACAAGTCTGCAGGTTCTGGGCCTGGCAAAG GAGTGTCCGTGTCTTCAAGCACCACCGGCCTACCTGACATGACTGGTTCGGTCTACAACAAGACTCAG ACTTTTGACAAGCAGGGATTTCATGCAGGGACTCCTCCACCGTTCAGCCTGCCCTCGGCCTTGGGCTCCGCCGGGCCCCTGGCCGCTGGAGCAGCCCCTGGCTATGCGCCCCCACCGTTCTTGCACATCCTCCCCGCCCACCAGCAGCCTCACTCACAGCTGCTACACCACCACCTTCCACAGGATGCCCAG agtGGCTCGGGTCAGCGCAGCCAGCCCAGCTCCCTGCAGCCCAAGTCTCAAGCCTCCAAGCCCGCCTACGGCAATTCTCCCTACTGGACAAACTAA
- the UBAP2 gene encoding ubiquitin-associated protein 2 isoform X4: protein MNTVNSLCLGGTTVSAPSSSTRATPLVTSGKAPPNLPQGVPPLLHNQYLVGPGGLLPAYPIYGYDELQMLQSRLPMDYYGIPFATPTALASRDGSLANNPYSGDVTKFGRGDSASPAPPTTLAQPQQSQSQAHHTAQQPFLNPALPPGYSYTGLPYYTGVPSAFQYGPTMFVPPASAKQHGVNLSTPTTPFQQASGYGQHSYSTGYDDLTQGTAAGDYTKGGYGGSSQAQNKSAGSGPGKGVSVSSSTTGLPDMTGSVYNKTQTFDKQGFHAGTPPPFSLPSALGSAGPLAAGAAPGYAPPPFLHILPAHQQPHSQLLHHHLPQDAQSGSGQRSQPSSLQPKSQASKPAYGNSPYWTN from the exons ATGAACACAGTTAACAGCCTCTGCCTGGGCGGGACCACTGTGAGTGCCCCCAGCAGCAGTACCAGGGCCACGCCCTTGGTGACCTCAG GCAAAGCACCCCCTAATCTGCCCCAGGGAGTACCTCCCCTGCTGCACAACCAGTACCTCGTGGGCCCTGGAGGACTGCTTCCTGCTTATCCG ATCTATGGTTATGATGAGCTCCAGATGCTGCAGTCACGTCTGCCAATG GATTACTATGGAATTCCTTTTGCCACGCCCACAGCCCTTGCCAGCCGAGATGGGAGCCTAGCTAATAACCCGTATTCAG GTGATGTTACAAAGTTTGGCCGAGGTGACTCTGCATCCCCTGCGCCCCCCACCACACTGGCTCAGCCGCAGCAAAGTCAATCCCAGGCCCACCACACAGCCCAGCAGCCCTTTCTGAATCCTGCGCTGCCACCGGGCTACAGCTACACTGGCCTCCCCTACTACACGGGCGTGCCTAGTGCCTTCCAGTATGGGCCCACGATGTTT GTCCCTCCTGCCTCAGCCAAGCAGCATGGTGTGAACCTCAGCACCCCCACCACTCCTTTCCAACAGGCCAGTGGTTATGGCCAACATAGCTACAGCACAG GTTATGATGACCTGACCCAGGGGACAGCAGCGGGAGACTACACCAAGGGTGGCTATGGTGGATCATCGCAGGCACAAAACAAGTCTGCAGGTTCTGGGCCTGGCAAAG GAGTGTCCGTGTCTTCAAGCACCACCGGCCTACCTGACATGACTGGTTCGGTCTACAACAAGACTCAG ACTTTTGACAAGCAGGGATTTCATGCAGGGACTCCTCCACCGTTCAGCCTGCCCTCGGCCTTGGGCTCCGCCGGGCCCCTGGCCGCTGGAGCAGCCCCTGGCTATGCGCCCCCACCGTTCTTGCACATCCTCCCCGCCCACCAGCAGCCTCACTCACAGCTGCTACACCACCACCTTCCACAGGATGCCCAG agtGGCTCGGGTCAGCGCAGCCAGCCCAGCTCCCTGCAGCCCAAGTCTCAAGCCTCCAAGCCCGCCTACGGCAATTCTCCCTACTGGACAAACTAA